One window of the Gambusia affinis linkage group LG01, SWU_Gaff_1.0, whole genome shotgun sequence genome contains the following:
- the tmem82 gene encoding transmembrane protein 82 isoform X2: MFSFLTSFLPTSYLLPGWLILDTNPLIGLLQGLVGACGISVLCSLFRVHLLIEESWKEKNNEGTSSGRSSSKPMRAKHGLFGMLQFLFVTGILAIVGSRVASLVVLEFCLRAVSGLLTAGPETRKFLQQLLVQSQFSLGCAISCSLHFLHEGASQRWLCLLLAAALSWYLAKKAAALLHHVIVLYKLHSSQRYCGICISLLTSGCYLQPMLCRTMIIAFFVAVLAAVSIINQQFLSATEALRFWTPLTICYTLLVVYMQEEQHRLPSSQAVLNAVVVRLGGLMVLMLTVGRWADVFHILICFLGEASCLISNMDLLDAASSQDEEDFTNYARRDRRQTSQTHVKQHPR, encoded by the exons atgttttcctttctcacCTCCTTTTTGCCGACTTCCTACCTCCTACCCGGATGGCTGATACTGGACACAAACCCTCTGATTGGTTTACTTCAAG GGCTGGTGGGGGCATGTGGGATTTCTGTGCTGTGCTCCCTCTTCAGAGTACATCTATTGATAGAGGAGAG ctggaaagaaaagaataatgaaGGCACATCAAGTGGGAGGTCAAGCAGTAAGCCAATGAGAGCTAAACATGGACTTTTTGGAATGCTCCAGTTTCTCTTTGTGACTGGGATACTGGCCATTGTGGGGTCCCGTGTGGCGTCACTGGTGGTACTGGAATTCTGCCTGCGAGCCGTCTCTGGCCTGCTTACAGCTGGACCG GAAACCAGGaagtttctgcagcagctgctagTGCAAAGCCAGTTCTCCTTGGGCTGTGCCATCAGCTGCAGTTTGCACTTTCTCCACGAGGGGGCATCCCAGCGCTGGCTGTGCCTTCTCCTGGCAGCAGCTCTCAGTTGGTATCTGGCAAAAAAGGCAGCAGCCCTTCTGCATCATGTCATTGTTCTGTATAAGCTGCACAGCTCCCAGCGCTACTGCGGCATTTGCATCAGCCTGCTCACATCAGGCTGCTATCTGCAGCCCATGCTTTGCAGGACTATGATCATTGCCTTTTTTGTGGCCGTGCTGGCAGCCGTATCGATCATCAACCAACAGTTTCTGTCTGCAACCGAGGCCTTGAGGTTCTGGACACCGCTGACTATCTGCTACACATTGTTGGTGGTGTACATGCAGG AAGAACAGCATCGTCTGCCGAGCAGCCAAGCTGTCCTCAATGCAGTAGTCGTGCGTCTCGGGGGTTTGATGGTCCTGATGCTGACAGTGGGACGCTGGGCCGATGTGTTCCACATCTTAATATGTTTCCTCGGTGAGGCCAGCTGTCTCATCTCAAACATGGATCTGCTGGATGCAGCGTCCTCGCAG GACGAAGAGGATTTTACAAACTATGCAAGAAGAGATCGTCGacaaacatcacaaacacaTGTGAAGCAGCATCCCAGATAG
- the tmem82 gene encoding transmembrane protein 82 isoform X1, producing the protein MFSFLTSFLPTSYLLPGWLILDTNPLIGLLQGLVGACGISVLCSLFRVHLLIEESWKEKNNEGTSSGRSSSKPMRAKHGLFGMLQFLFVTGILAIVGSRVASLVVLEFCLRAVSGLLTAGPETRKFLQQLLVQSQFSLGCAISCSLHFLHEGASQRWLCLLLAAALSWYLAKKAAALLHHVIVLYKLHSSQRYCGICISLLTSGCYLQPMLCRTMIIAFFVAVLAAVSIINQQFLSATEALRFWTPLTICYTLLVVYMQEEQHRLPSSQAVLNAVVVRLGGLMVLMLTVGRWADVFHILICFLGEASCLISNMDLLDAASSQVSRFLWRPLNWGRIPNVLIKLHSREKKNFLNFYPRRGTV; encoded by the exons atgttttcctttctcacCTCCTTTTTGCCGACTTCCTACCTCCTACCCGGATGGCTGATACTGGACACAAACCCTCTGATTGGTTTACTTCAAG GGCTGGTGGGGGCATGTGGGATTTCTGTGCTGTGCTCCCTCTTCAGAGTACATCTATTGATAGAGGAGAG ctggaaagaaaagaataatgaaGGCACATCAAGTGGGAGGTCAAGCAGTAAGCCAATGAGAGCTAAACATGGACTTTTTGGAATGCTCCAGTTTCTCTTTGTGACTGGGATACTGGCCATTGTGGGGTCCCGTGTGGCGTCACTGGTGGTACTGGAATTCTGCCTGCGAGCCGTCTCTGGCCTGCTTACAGCTGGACCG GAAACCAGGaagtttctgcagcagctgctagTGCAAAGCCAGTTCTCCTTGGGCTGTGCCATCAGCTGCAGTTTGCACTTTCTCCACGAGGGGGCATCCCAGCGCTGGCTGTGCCTTCTCCTGGCAGCAGCTCTCAGTTGGTATCTGGCAAAAAAGGCAGCAGCCCTTCTGCATCATGTCATTGTTCTGTATAAGCTGCACAGCTCCCAGCGCTACTGCGGCATTTGCATCAGCCTGCTCACATCAGGCTGCTATCTGCAGCCCATGCTTTGCAGGACTATGATCATTGCCTTTTTTGTGGCCGTGCTGGCAGCCGTATCGATCATCAACCAACAGTTTCTGTCTGCAACCGAGGCCTTGAGGTTCTGGACACCGCTGACTATCTGCTACACATTGTTGGTGGTGTACATGCAGG AAGAACAGCATCGTCTGCCGAGCAGCCAAGCTGTCCTCAATGCAGTAGTCGTGCGTCTCGGGGGTTTGATGGTCCTGATGCTGACAGTGGGACGCTGGGCCGATGTGTTCCACATCTTAATATGTTTCCTCGGTGAGGCCAGCTGTCTCATCTCAAACATGGATCTGCTGGATGCAGCGTCCTCGCAGGTCAGTCGGTTTCTCTGGAGACCATTAAACTGGGGCAGAATACCAAATGTGCTTATCAAACTGCATTCCAGGGAGAAAAAGAACTTCTTAAACTTTTATcccaggaggggaacagtttAG